The sequence CGCAAGGACATCCGGGACATTGTTTTACACTAACAATTAGCAGCAATTACTAAAAATATATAATTATGGACCCCATCCTTTCCATCGTTGCCCCCCTCGTTCTGGTTATTATTGGCTCTACTATAGGTTCTGTGAAAGTTATCAATGAGGGCAATCAAGCATTGGTAGAGCGGTTGGGGCGTTATAACCGAAAACTATCTCCTGGCGTTAACTTAGTTGTTCCTTTTGTCGAGAGTATTGTCGTAGAGGACACAACCCGCGAGAAGGTTTTGGCAATTGAACCGCAGCAAGCAATAACTAAAGACAACGTTTCTCTCAGAGCCGATGCGGTTATTTACTGGCAGATTCTAGATTTAGAAAAAGCATATTATGCTGTTGAGGATGTTGAACAAGGCATTCAAAACCTTGTTTTAACCACCCTTCGTTCTGCATTTGGTCAATTAGAACTAGAAGAAACTTATTCTTCTAGAAACAAGATTAATCAGACGCTCTTGCACCAGTTAGATGAGGCTACTGGTTCTTGGGGGGTTAAGGTAACGAGGGTGGAGCTGCGGGACATTACGCCCGCCAAGACGGTGATGGAGTCTCTAGAATTAGAACGGGCCGCTGAGAGTAAGAAACGAGCGGCGATTTTAGAAGCGGAAGGAACCGTGAAGTCTATACAACTGCTTTCGCAAGCTTTAGAGTCGCATCCAAATACTCGCGAAGTATTGCACTTTTTGGTGGCTCAACGCTATGTAGATGCTAGTGAAAAACTGGGTGAAAGCGCCAACTCTAAAGTGGTTTTTATGGACCCCAAAGCTTTGAATGAAGCGATTAACGGTTTGATGTCTAATGAATCTGATGCACCTAACGGTAACAACGGAAATGGCAAAATTTAACAATAAAATTATTACGCGATCGCGTGTTAGGTAAAAATAAAATTTTTGTTCTTACTGTTTCTTTTGGTTTTTGAGTTTTTACTTATTTATTCTAAATATCGCATCGGCGACGCGGCTGACCGCCTGCATTTCTTCGACATCATGTACTCTAAGAATATCTGCCCCTTTGGCGATCGCAGCCGCAGATGCCGCCGCTGTCCCCCAAACTCTAGCTTTTGGATCGGGTTGATTTAAAATGCGCCCGATAAAACTTTTACGCGATGGCCCTACTAATATAGAACAGCCCAAAGTGCGGAACTCATCTAGGCGGCGGAGAATTTCTAAGTTTTGCTCGTAAGTTTTTGCAAATCCGATTCCGGGGTCAATGATAATCTTATCTCTGGCAATACCGGATGCGATCGCTGCCTCAACCCTACGCTCCAAAAACTCATAAATCTCGCCAATTAAATCCTCATAATCAGTAAATTGTTGCATCGTCTGCGGCGTCCCCCGGATGTGCATCAATACAATTGGAACTCCCAATTCTGCTACCCCAGGCAACATATCTGGGTCGAAAGTGCCACTTGAAATATCATTAATAATATCCGCCCCAGCAGCAACAGCCGCTCTTGCCACAGCTACTCGCGTCGTATCTACTGAAATCGGAATTAGGGATTGGGAATTGATAGTCTCTAGTCCGGGGTTTTCCAGTCCCCACCCCCCAACACGTATTGCTTGCACCACTGGTATAACTCGATGCAGTTCTTCTTCTAAGGAAACTTCAGCCGCACCCGGTCGAGTTGATTGACCGCCAACGTCGATAATATCCGCACCAGATGCCATCAGATATTTCGCTTGTGCTAAAGCAGAGGATTGCGTGTTGAACTCTCCTCCATCGCTAAAGCTGTCAGGGGTTACATTTAACACCCCCATTAAATAAGTACGCTGTCCCCAATCAAAAATTTTACCCCGCAATGTTAACGGGGTTGGGTTTACACGAAGAGTTGCCATAACATTTTCACAGTTCATACTTAATTGTTCATCGTTCATTGTTCATAGTCGTCAACAATAGACAATGAGCAATGAACAATGAGCAATAACAGCTAGTTGTAATTTACAATCCTGCCAAAACTTTCAGCCTGCAAACTGGCTCCCCCCACCAAAACCCCATCGATTTCTGGCTGTGCCATAATTTCATCGATATTGTCAGGCTTGACAGAACCGCCGTACTGAATGGATACGTTAGCATTACTCAGCTGGCTGCGAATTAGACCGATTACCCTATTCGCTTCCTTGGTTTCACAGGTGTCCCCAGTGCCGATTGCCCATATGGGTTCGTAGGCGATAACCAACTTTTGCTGGTCAACATCAACAAGGTCTTTTTTTATCTGGTTGGCGATAATCGATTCAGTTTCACCAGCATCTCGTTGTTGCTTCGTTTCCCCTACACAGAGAATGGGAATCAGGCCATACTGCTGAGCAGCCTTCAGCCGCCGATTAACAGTTTCATCTGTTTCGCCAAAGAATTGACGCCGTTCGCTGTGACCAACGATAACGTAGCGCACTCCAATTTCGGTCAGCATGGGGCCAGAGATTTCACCCGTAAAAGCTCCCGACTCTTCCCAGTGGACATTTTGGGCACCCAGTTGCACGCGGCCATTATGCATGCTCTTAGACATGATCGCCAAGGCAGTATAGGGAGTGCAAAGGACAACTTCCCTATCGTCGGGGGTTTCGTCAAGATGGGGCTTAAATTCTTGCAAAAACTCCAGGCTCTCTACCTGGGTTTTGTACATTTTCCAGTTACCAGCAATTACAATTTTTCGCACAGACCTTTAGTCAACTACAAACAAGGAAATAAACTTAAGTTTAAGGCTTTGTGCAGCCCAGTGGGTGCTTATCTACAGTTCAAGCGTGTAGGGCTGGGTTTGGTTATGTTGGTGACAGATAGCAAGTCAAAAATATTCCCCCCGCAGCAGCCCTGGGAACGACGGCACTCATGCAAAAGAAAGAAAAGCGATGTGCTTCAATGCTTTTGGGTAGTGCTTATAGGCAAATTAAATGCCAACAGCTTAATATATCCGGGAAACCTGATTAAGCCCTCCTCTATACCGCCGTTAAACCATAACCAGTAGAGTCAGTAATGCCTAACTTCCCCACTTATCGGGGCAAATTACCCGACTATCTGAATCCGCTAAATTTGCGCCACTATTTACTGCTAGCCTACTGGGTCTTCTTTCGTCCTACGGCGCTCCATTCCTACCTATATCAGGCCGATCCCAAACTTTATCAGCGAGAGGGGGTGGGTAAGATAAGGGGTAGTTTGAGATCTAAAGCTTATCGCAACCTTTATTT is a genomic window of Microcoleus sp. FACHB-831 containing:
- the tpiA gene encoding triose-phosphate isomerase, which translates into the protein MRKIVIAGNWKMYKTQVESLEFLQEFKPHLDETPDDREVVLCTPYTALAIMSKSMHNGRVQLGAQNVHWEESGAFTGEISGPMLTEIGVRYVIVGHSERRQFFGETDETVNRRLKAAQQYGLIPILCVGETKQQRDAGETESIIANQIKKDLVDVDQQKLVIAYEPIWAIGTGDTCETKEANRVIGLIRSQLSNANVSIQYGGSVKPDNIDEIMAQPEIDGVLVGGASLQAESFGRIVNYN
- a CDS encoding SPFH domain-containing protein, with translation MDPILSIVAPLVLVIIGSTIGSVKVINEGNQALVERLGRYNRKLSPGVNLVVPFVESIVVEDTTREKVLAIEPQQAITKDNVSLRADAVIYWQILDLEKAYYAVEDVEQGIQNLVLTTLRSAFGQLELEETYSSRNKINQTLLHQLDEATGSWGVKVTRVELRDITPAKTVMESLELERAAESKKRAAILEAEGTVKSIQLLSQALESHPNTREVLHFLVAQRYVDASEKLGESANSKVVFMDPKALNEAINGLMSNESDAPNGNNGNGKI
- the folP gene encoding dihydropteroate synthase gives rise to the protein MATLRVNPTPLTLRGKIFDWGQRTYLMGVLNVTPDSFSDGGEFNTQSSALAQAKYLMASGADIIDVGGQSTRPGAAEVSLEEELHRVIPVVQAIRVGGWGLENPGLETINSQSLIPISVDTTRVAVARAAVAAGADIINDISSGTFDPDMLPGVAELGVPIVLMHIRGTPQTMQQFTDYEDLIGEIYEFLERRVEAAIASGIARDKIIIDPGIGFAKTYEQNLEILRRLDEFRTLGCSILVGPSRKSFIGRILNQPDPKARVWGTAAASAAAIAKGADILRVHDVEEMQAVSRVADAIFRINK